The following coding sequences are from one Oryzisolibacter sp. LB2S window:
- the lldD gene encoding FMN-dependent L-lactate dehydrogenase LldD, with protein sequence MIISSSADYRAAAEKFLPPFLFHYIDGGAYAEQTLRRNVDDLSAVALRQRVLKDMSQLDTSTELFGEKLSIPVALSPVGLTGMYRRRGEVQAARAADAHGIPFTMSSVSVCPIEEVVPQIRRPMWFQLYVLKDRGFMQNALERAQAAGCSTLVFTVDMPVPGARYRDAHSGMSGPNAAMRRYLQAVLHPRWALDVGLLGRPHDLGNISAYRGRPTGLEDYMGYLGANFDPSISWKDLEWIRAFWKGPMVIKGILDPEDAKDAVRFGADGIIVSNHGGRQLDGVLSSARALPAIADAVKGQIKILLDSGVRNGLDVVRALALGADCAMIGRAYIYALAAAGEAGVKQLLELLEKEMRVAMTLTSVARVADISGEMLVREA encoded by the coding sequence ATGATCATTTCCTCCAGCGCCGACTACCGCGCCGCCGCAGAGAAGTTCCTGCCGCCCTTTCTGTTCCACTACATCGACGGCGGCGCCTATGCCGAGCAGACGCTCAGGCGCAACGTCGACGACCTGTCGGCCGTGGCGCTGCGCCAGCGCGTGCTCAAGGACATGAGTCAGCTCGACACCAGCACCGAGCTGTTCGGCGAGAAGCTCAGCATTCCCGTGGCGCTGTCGCCCGTGGGCCTGACCGGCATGTACCGCCGCCGCGGCGAGGTGCAGGCCGCGCGCGCGGCCGACGCGCACGGCATTCCGTTCACCATGTCCAGTGTCTCGGTCTGCCCCATTGAGGAGGTCGTGCCGCAGATCCGCCGCCCCATGTGGTTCCAGCTCTACGTGCTCAAGGACCGCGGCTTCATGCAGAACGCGCTCGAGCGCGCCCAGGCGGCCGGCTGCTCGACCCTGGTGTTCACCGTGGACATGCCCGTGCCCGGCGCACGCTACCGCGACGCGCATTCGGGCATGAGCGGCCCCAACGCCGCCATGCGCCGCTACCTGCAGGCCGTGCTGCACCCGCGCTGGGCGCTGGATGTGGGGCTGCTGGGGCGTCCGCACGACCTGGGCAACATCTCGGCCTACCGCGGCCGCCCCACGGGCCTGGAGGACTACATGGGCTACCTGGGTGCGAACTTCGACCCCTCCATCTCCTGGAAGGACCTGGAGTGGATTCGTGCGTTCTGGAAGGGACCCATGGTCATCAAGGGCATCCTCGACCCCGAGGACGCCAAGGACGCCGTGCGCTTTGGCGCCGACGGCATCATCGTCTCCAACCATGGCGGGCGCCAGCTCGACGGCGTGCTGTCCTCGGCGCGCGCGCTGCCGGCGATCGCCGACGCGGTCAAGGGGCAGATCAAGATCCTGCTCGACTCGGGCGTGCGCAATGGCCTGGATGTCGTGCGCGCCCTGGCCCTGGGCGCGGACTGCGCCATGATAGGCCGCGCCTACATCTATGCGCTGGCCGCCGCCGGCGAGGCCGGCGTCAAGCAGCTGCTGGAGCTGCTGGAGAAGGAAATGCGCGTGGCCATGACGCTGACCAGCGTGGCCCGCGTGGCCGACATCTCGGGCGAGATGCTGGTGCGCGAAGCCTGA
- the lldR gene encoding transcriptional regulator LldR, translating into MRLADHVVEQLLALIQARGLQAGQRLPAERLLAEELGVSRTSVREAIQKLTSQGVLSARRGDGTYLQPRPTADWLQQAMQPLAGLINADPHYRYDVLEARHALETSTAWLAAQRATEQDKERIRRCFDVMLAHQQGGHAELAARADAQFHLAIAEASHNLVLVQVMHSLFTLVLSTVECNRHEMFHQNTPTTVQALTAQHQALLQAILDGDAQRARECMGEHLEHVRTTIQRLDEDRARRERSMRLTPDLVPPLLTTTNPLA; encoded by the coding sequence ATGCGTCTTGCCGATCACGTCGTCGAACAGCTTCTGGCCCTGATCCAGGCCCGCGGCCTGCAGGCCGGCCAGCGCCTGCCCGCGGAGCGGCTGCTGGCCGAGGAACTCGGCGTCTCGCGCACCTCGGTGCGCGAGGCCATACAGAAACTGACCAGCCAGGGCGTGCTCTCGGCGCGCCGTGGCGACGGCACCTATCTGCAGCCGCGCCCCACGGCCGACTGGCTGCAGCAGGCCATGCAGCCGCTGGCGGGCCTGATCAATGCCGACCCGCATTACCGCTACGACGTGCTCGAGGCGCGCCATGCGCTCGAGACCAGCACCGCCTGGCTGGCCGCGCAGCGCGCCACAGAGCAGGACAAGGAGCGCATCCGGCGCTGCTTCGACGTGATGCTCGCGCACCAGCAGGGCGGCCACGCCGAACTGGCCGCGCGTGCCGACGCGCAGTTTCACCTCGCGATCGCCGAGGCCTCGCACAACCTGGTGCTGGTGCAGGTCATGCACAGCCTGTTCACCCTGGTGCTGTCCACCGTGGAATGCAACCGCCACGAGATGTTCCACCAGAACACGCCGACGACGGTGCAGGCGCTGACGGCGCAGCACCAGGCGCTCTTGCAGGCCATCCTCGACGGCGATGCCCAGCGCGCGCGCGAATGCATGGGCGAGCACCTCGAGCATGTGCGCACGACCATACAGCGCCTCGACGAAGACCGCGCACGGCGCGAGCGCTCCATGCGCCTGACACCGGACCTGGTGCCGCCGCTGCTGACCACCACCAACCCTCTTGCCTGA
- the lldP gene encoding L-lactate permease, with the protein MQTLWQQNYDPAGNIWISALVALIPIVFFFLALTRLRLKGYQAGTITVLLALGVALLFYRMPASAALASAVYGFFYGLWPIAWIIVAAVFLYKISVKTGQFDVIRSSILSVTPDQRLQLILVGFCFGAFLEGAAGFGAPVAITAALLVGLGFKPLYAAGLCLIGNTAPVAFGAMGIPIIVAGQVSGVDAFAIGQMAGRQLPFMTVIVLFWLMAIMDGWRGVKETWPAVLVGGGSFALMQFLTANYIGPELPDITSAIVSLVALTAFLKVWQPKRIFRFETEGGAQGAHDVKAARPADTHPPLTTVTILKAWSPFIILTAMVTIWSVKPFKALFAAGGPLASTVINIPVPMLHNLVAKMPPVVAGATPYGAVYSFNWLLATGTAIMIGAIITIVFSRLSPAKAVATLGETFRELLVPIYSIGMVLAFAFIANYSGLSATLALALAHTGQAFTFFSPFLGWIGVFLTGSDTSANALFGALQATTAQQLGLPQVLTVAANTTGGVTGKMISPQSIAIACAAVGLAGKESDLFRFTVKHSLIFAVIIGLMTTLQAYVLPWMIPGH; encoded by the coding sequence ATGCAAACCCTCTGGCAACAGAACTACGACCCTGCCGGGAACATCTGGATCTCGGCCCTGGTTGCCCTCATCCCCATCGTCTTCTTCTTTCTCGCGCTGACCCGGCTGCGCCTCAAGGGCTACCAGGCCGGCACGATCACGGTGCTGCTGGCCCTGGGCGTGGCGCTGCTGTTCTACCGGATGCCGGCCAGCGCGGCGCTGGCCTCGGCCGTGTACGGCTTCTTCTACGGCCTGTGGCCCATCGCCTGGATCATCGTGGCGGCGGTGTTCCTCTACAAGATTTCGGTCAAGACGGGGCAGTTCGACGTGATCCGCTCGTCCATCCTGTCGGTCACGCCGGACCAGCGGCTGCAGCTGATCCTGGTGGGCTTTTGCTTCGGCGCCTTCCTCGAGGGCGCGGCGGGCTTTGGCGCGCCCGTTGCGATCACGGCGGCGCTGCTCGTGGGCCTGGGCTTCAAGCCGCTGTACGCGGCCGGCCTGTGCCTGATCGGCAACACGGCGCCCGTGGCCTTCGGCGCCATGGGCATCCCCATCATCGTGGCCGGCCAGGTGTCGGGCGTGGACGCGTTCGCCATCGGCCAGATGGCCGGGCGCCAGCTGCCGTTCATGACCGTGATCGTGCTGTTCTGGCTCATGGCCATCATGGACGGCTGGCGCGGCGTCAAGGAGACCTGGCCCGCCGTGCTCGTCGGCGGCGGATCGTTCGCGCTGATGCAGTTCCTCACGGCCAACTACATCGGCCCCGAGCTGCCCGACATCACCTCGGCCATCGTCTCGCTGGTGGCGCTCACGGCCTTCCTCAAGGTCTGGCAGCCCAAGCGCATCTTCCGCTTCGAGACCGAGGGTGGCGCGCAGGGCGCGCACGATGTCAAGGCCGCCCGCCCGGCCGACACCCACCCGCCGCTGACCACAGTCACCATCCTCAAGGCCTGGTCGCCCTTCATCATCCTCACGGCCATGGTGACGATCTGGAGCGTCAAGCCCTTCAAGGCCCTGTTTGCCGCGGGCGGCCCGCTGGCCTCCACGGTCATCAACATCCCCGTGCCCATGCTGCACAACCTGGTGGCCAAGATGCCGCCCGTGGTGGCCGGCGCCACGCCCTACGGCGCGGTCTACAGCTTCAACTGGCTGCTGGCCACGGGTACGGCCATCATGATCGGCGCCATCATCACCATCGTCTTCTCGCGGCTGTCTCCGGCCAAGGCCGTGGCCACGCTGGGTGAGACCTTCAGGGAGCTGCTGGTGCCGATCTATTCCATCGGCATGGTGCTGGCGTTCGCCTTCATTGCCAACTACTCGGGCCTGTCGGCCACGCTGGCCCTGGCGCTGGCGCACACGGGCCAGGCGTTCACCTTCTTCTCGCCCTTCCTGGGCTGGATTGGCGTGTTCCTCACGGGCTCGGACACCTCGGCCAACGCGCTGTTTGGCGCGCTGCAGGCCACCACGGCGCAGCAGCTCGGCCTGCCCCAGGTGCTCACCGTGGCGGCCAACACCACGGGCGGCGTGACGGGCAAGATGATCTCGCCGCAGTCGATTGCCATCGCCTGCGCGGCCGTGGGTCTGGCGGGCAAGGAGTCGGACCTGTTCCGCTTCACGGTCAAGCACAGCCTGATCTTCGCGGTGATCATCGGCCTGATGACGACGTTGCAGGCCTATGTGCTGCCGTGGATGATTCCGGGTCACTGA
- a CDS encoding tripartite tricarboxylate transporter substrate binding protein produces MGIKTVLATVALALGCAATAQAQTGNYPSRPITLVVPAGAGGGTDVVARVLADELGKRLGQAVVVDNKTGASGMLGTQAVARAAPDGHTLLVAYSTPVFYAHHIFAKVPYDIRKDFAFITQLAATSLVMMVNANVPVTNMKEFMAWAQQNKGKINYGSYGQGSAGHLMSAYLSDSRKLDMTHVAYKSEAPHIQDLAGGVVSWGLGTIAAAQGVIKDHRIRPIAIFGPRRLAELPDVPTMAEQGFADPEFNTVAWFTLLAPAGTPKPILQRLEKESVEIIHSTPMKARFQVFGLESVPGGSAQFHKDFDAVDPVIAKLVKISGVKAE; encoded by the coding sequence ATGGGAATCAAGACCGTACTGGCCACCGTGGCCCTGGCTCTGGGCTGCGCGGCCACTGCCCAGGCGCAGACCGGCAACTACCCCAGCCGCCCCATCACCCTGGTGGTGCCGGCCGGCGCCGGCGGCGGCACGGACGTGGTGGCGCGCGTGCTGGCCGACGAGCTGGGCAAGCGCCTGGGACAGGCCGTGGTGGTGGACAACAAGACCGGCGCATCGGGCATGCTCGGCACCCAGGCCGTGGCGCGCGCCGCCCCCGACGGCCACACGCTGCTCGTGGCCTATTCCACGCCCGTGTTCTACGCGCACCACATCTTCGCCAAGGTGCCCTACGACATCCGCAAGGACTTTGCCTTCATCACCCAACTGGCGGCCACCAGCCTGGTGATGATGGTCAACGCCAATGTGCCCGTGACGAACATGAAGGAATTCATGGCCTGGGCGCAGCAGAACAAGGGCAAGATCAACTACGGCTCCTACGGCCAGGGCTCGGCCGGCCACCTGATGAGTGCCTACCTGAGTGACTCGCGCAAGCTCGACATGACCCATGTGGCCTACAAGAGCGAGGCGCCGCACATCCAGGACCTGGCCGGCGGCGTGGTCTCCTGGGGCCTGGGCACGATCGCCGCGGCCCAGGGCGTGATCAAGGACCATCGCATCCGCCCCATCGCCATCTTCGGCCCGAGGCGCCTGGCCGAGCTGCCCGATGTGCCCACCATGGCCGAGCAGGGCTTTGCCGACCCCGAGTTCAACACCGTCGCCTGGTTCACGCTGCTCGCGCCCGCGGGCACGCCCAAGCCCATCCTGCAGCGCCTGGAGAAGGAGTCCGTGGAGATCATCCACTCCACGCCCATGAAGGCGCGCTTCCAGGTCTTCGGCCTGGAGTCCGTGCCGGGCGGCTCGGCGCAGTTCCACAAGGATTTCGATGCCGTCGATCCGGTGATCGCGAAGCTCGTGAAGATCTCCGGCGTCAAGGCCGAATGA
- a CDS encoding Tat pathway signal protein encodes MLTRREFAMTAPLLLGACAPDGESYDAAVARTWRLDASPGLDGLALLHELVRCATLAPSSHNTQCWKFALQDGAITIRPDMTRRCPVVDPDDHHMFVSLGCAAENLAQAALAHGLAAQARFDAVGDRLHVELTPTAAMASPLFRAIPQRQSTRAEYDGKPLSPEDLRLLERAAASDAVQLVLLTGRAALEAALEFIVQANTIQMNDKAFVDELKAWIRFSSSDAVRLGDGLYAASSGNPTLPAWLGNAIFSHVVTARGENDKYAAQVRSSAGIAVFVGSSNDKAGWIEVGRAYERFALQATALGVRTAHLNQPIEVASMRPQFADFLGMPGMRPDLVLRFGRGPTLPPSLRRPLQAVLA; translated from the coding sequence ATGCTCACCCGACGCGAGTTCGCGATGACGGCGCCTCTGCTGCTCGGTGCCTGCGCTCCGGATGGCGAGAGCTACGACGCTGCGGTAGCGCGTACCTGGCGGCTGGACGCCTCACCGGGCCTTGACGGTCTGGCGCTGCTGCACGAGCTGGTTCGCTGTGCCACCTTGGCGCCGTCGAGCCACAACACGCAGTGCTGGAAGTTCGCGCTGCAGGACGGGGCCATCACGATCCGGCCCGACATGACGCGCCGCTGCCCGGTCGTTGATCCCGACGATCACCACATGTTCGTCTCGCTCGGTTGCGCCGCCGAAAACCTGGCGCAGGCCGCACTCGCTCACGGCCTGGCGGCGCAGGCGCGCTTCGACGCGGTCGGCGACCGGCTGCACGTTGAGCTGACGCCGACGGCCGCGATGGCATCGCCATTGTTCCGGGCGATCCCGCAGCGCCAGTCCACCCGGGCCGAGTACGACGGCAAGCCCCTGTCCCCTGAGGATCTGCGCCTGCTCGAGCGCGCCGCTGCCAGCGACGCCGTGCAGCTCGTGCTGCTGACCGGGAGGGCGGCGCTGGAGGCTGCGCTCGAGTTCATCGTGCAGGCCAACACCATCCAGATGAATGACAAGGCCTTTGTCGACGAACTGAAGGCGTGGATTCGATTCTCCAGCAGCGACGCGGTGCGCCTTGGCGACGGGCTGTACGCAGCGTCCTCCGGTAACCCAACGCTGCCTGCCTGGCTCGGAAACGCGATCTTCAGTCACGTCGTCACGGCCAGGGGCGAGAACGACAAGTACGCCGCGCAGGTGCGCAGCTCTGCGGGCATCGCGGTATTCGTCGGATCTTCGAACGACAAGGCAGGCTGGATCGAAGTGGGTCGCGCCTATGAGCGCTTCGCCTTGCAGGCCACTGCGCTGGGCGTGCGCACCGCACATCTGAACCAGCCGATCGAGGTCGCATCCATGCGCCCGCAGTTTGCGGACTTCCTGGGCATGCCGGGGATGCGGCCGGATCTGGTACTGCGCTTCGGCCGCGGACCGACGCTGCCGCCTTCGCTGCGGCGCCCGCTGCAGGCCGTGCTGGCCTAG
- a CDS encoding IS5 family transposase (programmed frameshift), with protein sequence MEITPEQFAKIEHCLPTQRGNVSLSNLQVVNAILYVAEHGCKWRGLPKRFGNWHTIYTRMNRWTKAGVLDRMFEELQKAQVVRIKIEAVSLDSTSIKVHPDGTGAPKKNGPQSIGKSRGGWTTKIHMVAADARTAITFSLSPGQAGDAPQGRELLASLGAPNRPLHLLMDKAYEGNETRQLALDLGYIPVVPPLRTRVEPWEYDREMYKRRNEVERLFRRLKGFRRIFTRFEKLDIMFLGFISFVLVADGLRMC encoded by the exons ATGGAGATAACGCCAGAACAATTCGCCAAGATCGAGCACTGCCTTCCCACGCAGCGAGGAAACGTCAGCCTGAGCAACTTGCAGGTCGTCAACGCCATCCTCTACGTAGCCGAGCATGGCTGCAAGTGGCGTGGACTGCCCAAGCGCTTCGGTAACTGGCACACGATCTACACGCGCATGAACCGCTGGACCAAGGCTGGGGTCCTCGACAGAATGTTCGAGGAACTGCAGAAGGCTCAGGTTGTGCGCATCAAGATCGAGGCGGTGTCACTGGACTCCACAAGCATCAAGGTGCACCCAGACGGCACGGGCGCGC CTAAAAAAAACGGCCCCCAATCCATCGGCAAGTCTCGAGGTGGATGGACAACCAAGATTCATATGGTTGCCGCGGATGCTCGAACGGCCATAACGTTCTCACTGTCGCCGGGCCAGGCCGGCGATGCCCCACAAGGGCGCGAACTGCTCGCCAGCCTGGGCGCCCCGAACCGGCCGCTGCACCTGCTCATGGACAAGGCCTACGAGGGCAACGAGACGCGCCAGTTGGCGCTCGATTTGGGCTACATCCCCGTCGTGCCACCGCTGCGTACCCGCGTCGAGCCTTGGGAGTACGACCGCGAGATGTACAAGCGCCGCAACGAGGTTGAGCGTCTATTCCGCCGCCTCAAGGGCTTCCGGCGCATCTTCACGCGGTTCGAGAAACTCGACATCATGTTCCTCGGCTTCATCAGCTTTGTACTCGTCGCTGATGGGCTTCGGATGTGTTAA
- a CDS encoding serine hydrolase domain-containing protein — MLDRAFIISWGALLRQRGVAAWLVAAATSAAAQAGPPPQDAAVLHRIDAFVAEQAADSGIPGVAIAVLQDGRASHVRGFGHDGHGNPITGDTPFPIGSLTKSFTALLVRQAIDAGQLDADAPVQRYLPWFRVADAQASPRITLRHLLHQTSGFSRADGIAPLLQGSHASVGELARGMATTALNRPVGERFEYSNLNYVLLGAVLQAVTGKPWDALMRERVLQPLAMTHSHTDHASARRDGMTALHRMWFGVPVAHDTPLLPGFAPTGSLVASAADMARYLQMMLSGGAAPGGRVVSAGAVTQLLEPASPPSRSTLMSSDFRFRYGEGWFVGPFGAATDARWHLGNLASFAAWMVLLPDTKQAVVVLINANSELPFGEVNAVMSRLPIGVVNLLRGQPAPQGPSLRRSYVPFNAAAVLAVAAGVALAWRAGRARLARWSLLLALLAVAAALVLRVVGLTAAMLAASAPDLALVLAVLGSVLCLPALWRAWSWAWHARRHRGRISQP; from the coding sequence GTGCTCGATCGGGCCTTCATCATTTCGTGGGGCGCGCTCCTGCGTCAGCGTGGCGTGGCTGCTTGGCTGGTTGCCGCAGCGACGTCGGCCGCGGCCCAGGCAGGCCCGCCGCCGCAGGACGCTGCCGTCCTTCACCGCATCGACGCGTTCGTCGCCGAACAAGCGGCCGACTCGGGCATTCCGGGCGTGGCAATCGCGGTGCTTCAAGACGGCCGGGCATCCCATGTGCGCGGCTTCGGTCATGACGGACATGGCAACCCGATCACCGGCGACACCCCGTTTCCCATCGGTTCGCTGACCAAGTCCTTTACCGCGCTGCTCGTGCGGCAGGCCATTGACGCCGGGCAGCTTGACGCCGACGCACCCGTACAGCGCTATCTGCCCTGGTTTCGTGTCGCGGATGCGCAGGCCTCGCCACGCATCACCCTGCGCCATCTGCTCCATCAGACCAGTGGCTTCTCACGCGCCGACGGCATCGCGCCGCTGCTGCAGGGCAGCCACGCCAGCGTCGGGGAGCTCGCGCGCGGCATGGCAACCACGGCATTGAACCGCCCCGTAGGTGAGCGCTTCGAATACAGCAACCTGAACTACGTCTTGCTCGGCGCGGTGCTGCAGGCCGTGACGGGCAAGCCCTGGGATGCGTTGATGCGCGAACGCGTGCTGCAACCCCTGGCGATGACACACAGCCACACCGACCACGCCAGCGCCCGGCGTGATGGCATGACTGCGCTGCACCGCATGTGGTTCGGCGTACCGGTGGCGCATGACACACCGTTGCTGCCGGGTTTTGCTCCCACCGGAAGCCTGGTCGCAAGCGCGGCCGACATGGCGCGCTACCTGCAGATGATGCTGTCCGGCGGTGCCGCGCCTGGCGGGCGCGTGGTGTCGGCCGGGGCGGTGACGCAACTGCTTGAGCCGGCTTCGCCGCCCAGCCGATCGACGCTGATGTCCTCGGACTTCCGCTTTCGGTACGGTGAAGGATGGTTTGTCGGCCCTTTTGGCGCGGCCACCGATGCGCGCTGGCATCTGGGCAACCTGGCGTCGTTTGCTGCCTGGATGGTGCTGCTGCCCGATACCAAGCAGGCCGTCGTGGTGTTGATCAACGCCAACAGCGAGCTGCCGTTCGGCGAGGTCAATGCGGTGATGAGCCGCCTGCCGATAGGCGTGGTGAATCTGCTGCGTGGCCAGCCTGCGCCGCAGGGTCCGAGCCTGCGCCGATCCTACGTGCCGTTTAACGCGGCGGCGGTGCTCGCCGTCGCCGCGGGCGTGGCGCTGGCCTGGCGGGCCGGGCGTGCTCGGCTTGCGCGCTGGTCGCTGCTGTTGGCATTGCTGGCCGTCGCCGCTGCCCTGGTGCTGCGTGTCGTGGGGTTGACGGCGGCCATGCTCGCGGCGTCTGCGCCCGACCTCGCGCTGGTATTGGCCGTCTTGGGCAGCGTGCTGTGTCTGCCGGCGCTGTGGCGTGCCTGGTCGTGGGCCTGGCATGCACGGCGCCATCGCGGTCGGATATCGCAGCCGTGA
- a CDS encoding alpha/beta fold hydrolase: MKRSIILALTAGAFAVVLAAAVVIRPRFDRDLAAATERAAQGGVLLATRCGPIEVQQAGQGIPLLVIHGSGGGHDQGMAWAQPLVRRGVRVIAMSRFGYLRTPRPADASPEAQADAHVCLLDALGVTRAGVVGISAGGPSAMQTAIRHPARVRALALVVPIAYKPGAVADSAPPAPDARDRMLLHLLGSDFLFWTALHVARDQVIRHVLATAPELVAGASAAERARVNDMAERILPVSARAAGLRDDTGLGKRLGPYALESIRAPALVISARDDGFGTYATAHYTASRIPGARFMGFDRGGHLLVGHDEAVHAAIIDLLRERVAP; the protein is encoded by the coding sequence GTGAAGCGCTCGATCATCCTTGCCCTGACCGCTGGCGCCTTTGCGGTCGTCTTGGCCGCAGCAGTGGTGATTAGGCCGCGCTTCGATCGCGATCTGGCAGCGGCCACCGAGCGCGCCGCGCAGGGCGGCGTGCTGCTGGCCACGCGCTGCGGCCCCATCGAGGTGCAGCAAGCCGGTCAAGGCATCCCGCTGCTGGTGATTCACGGCAGCGGCGGCGGCCATGACCAGGGGATGGCCTGGGCGCAACCGCTGGTGCGGCGAGGCGTGCGCGTGATCGCCATGTCGCGCTTCGGCTACCTGCGGACACCTCGTCCGGCCGACGCCTCGCCCGAGGCGCAAGCCGATGCCCATGTCTGTCTGCTCGATGCACTGGGTGTCACCCGGGCCGGCGTGGTGGGGATCTCTGCCGGCGGGCCCTCGGCCATGCAGACCGCCATCCGCCACCCGGCTCGCGTCAGAGCCCTGGCGCTCGTCGTCCCCATTGCCTACAAGCCGGGCGCGGTGGCCGATTCCGCGCCACCGGCACCGGACGCGAGGGACAGGATGCTGCTGCATCTGCTCGGTTCGGACTTCCTGTTCTGGACGGCCTTGCACGTGGCCAGGGATCAGGTCATCCGTCATGTGCTGGCCACAGCGCCCGAGCTCGTCGCAGGCGCCAGTGCGGCGGAACGGGCACGGGTCAACGACATGGCCGAGCGCATCCTGCCCGTGTCCGCGCGCGCCGCGGGGCTGCGTGACGACACCGGCCTGGGCAAGCGTCTCGGACCCTATGCGCTGGAGTCTATTCGCGCGCCGGCCCTGGTGATCAGCGCGCGCGACGATGGCTTTGGCACCTACGCCACGGCGCATTACACGGCCAGTCGCATACCCGGCGCGAGGTTCATGGGCTTCGACCGCGGTGGCCATTTGCTTGTGGGCCACGATGAGGCGGTGCACGCGGCGATCATCGACTTGCTGCGGGAGCGCGTCGCGCCATGA
- a CDS encoding serine/threonine protein kinase produces MRTPDDSPHPYASLTPDLVLDALAGLGLNGDGRLMALGSYENRVYQVTLEDGSRVVAKFYRPGRWSQAQIQEEHDFAQELAAAEVPVVAPLILQGRSLHRHAGFDFSISPWRGGRMPELDDYEVLEWLGRYLARIHNVGAERPFVERPRLDLQSFGQEPRDWLLATRIIPLDQQAAWRSACDEALELIASSAFPPGAAGQFGLKDAEAIRLHGDCHPGNVLWTPVDDAGQGGPHFVDLDDARMGPAVQDLWMLLSGDRRQRSLQLSTLLEGYEQLRAFDRRELALIEPLRTLRLIHYSAWLARRWGDPTFPHNFPWFGGSAYWRGQVDLLREQIEAMREEPLVG; encoded by the coding sequence ATGCGCACGCCCGACGACAGCCCCCACCCCTACGCCAGCCTCACGCCCGACCTGGTGCTCGACGCCCTCGCGGGCCTGGGGCTGAACGGCGACGGCCGGCTGATGGCGCTGGGCTCCTACGAGAACCGCGTCTACCAGGTGACGCTGGAGGACGGCAGCCGCGTCGTCGCCAAGTTCTACCGCCCCGGCCGCTGGAGCCAGGCGCAGATCCAGGAGGAACACGACTTCGCCCAGGAGCTGGCCGCGGCCGAGGTGCCCGTGGTGGCGCCGCTGATCCTGCAGGGCCGCAGCCTGCACCGGCACGCGGGCTTTGACTTCTCCATCAGCCCCTGGCGCGGCGGGCGCATGCCCGAGCTCGACGACTACGAGGTGCTCGAATGGCTGGGCCGGTACCTCGCGCGCATCCACAACGTGGGCGCAGAGCGGCCCTTCGTGGAGCGCCCGCGACTCGATCTGCAGAGCTTTGGCCAGGAGCCGCGCGACTGGCTGCTGGCGACGCGGATCATCCCGCTGGACCAGCAGGCGGCATGGCGCAGCGCCTGCGACGAAGCTCTTGAATTGATAGCTTCCAGCGCTTTCCCACCGGGCGCTGCAGGCCAATTTGGCCTCAAGGATGCAGAGGCCATCCGCCTGCACGGCGACTGCCACCCCGGCAATGTGCTGTGGACGCCCGTGGATGACGCGGGCCAGGGCGGCCCGCATTTCGTGGACCTGGACGACGCGCGCATGGGCCCTGCGGTGCAGGACCTGTGGATGCTGCTGTCGGGCGACCGGCGCCAGCGCTCGCTGCAGCTGTCGACGCTGCTCGAGGGCTACGAGCAGCTGCGCGCCTTCGACCGGCGCGAGCTCGCGCTCATCGAGCCGCTGCGCACGCTGCGCCTGATCCACTACAGCGCCTGGCTCGCGCGGCGCTGGGGCGACCCGACCTTTCCGCACAACTTCCCCTGGTTCGGCGGCAGCGCCTATTGGCGCGGCCAGGTGGACCTGCTGCGCGAACAGATAGAGGCCATGCGCGAGGAGCCGCTGGTGGGGTGA